A single genomic interval of Microbacterium sp. zg-Y1090 harbors:
- a CDS encoding glycosyltransferase encodes MTSPATPEPAKPAVRRPLTILIGCDTFAPDVNGAARFAERLAAGLAARGHDVHVVAPGRKYKRVPAATEVIEGVPLTVHRLPSVRWPPHDWLRFVWPWRSKHYARKVLSEVRPDVVHIQSHIVIGRGLARIATQRGIPVIATNHVMAENILDFTTLPPLLDKVMLKAAWDDAARTFALARAVTTPTRRAADFLESTIDVSGVIPISCGIDASNYTPHLAPRENNRILFVGRLTSEKHLDTLLHAVTKLDPALDVTVDIVGGGDQRKALDALTAQLGLTDRVRFHGRVDEDELRSLYTRASVFAMPSIAELQSIATMEAMASGLPVVAADALALPHLVQDGVNGWLFRPRDADDLALKLTRVLTAGPEEHLAMQKASLKGVEIHDIARTLDTFEALYRGEPVEP; translated from the coding sequence GTGACTTCCCCCGCGACCCCCGAACCCGCGAAACCCGCCGTTCGTCGACCGCTGACCATCCTGATCGGATGCGACACCTTCGCCCCCGACGTCAATGGAGCAGCGCGCTTCGCCGAGCGCCTCGCCGCCGGCCTCGCCGCCCGTGGCCACGACGTGCATGTGGTGGCCCCCGGCCGCAAGTACAAGCGCGTCCCTGCCGCCACCGAGGTGATCGAGGGCGTGCCCCTCACGGTGCACCGCCTCCCGTCGGTGCGCTGGCCTCCGCACGACTGGCTGCGCTTCGTGTGGCCGTGGCGCTCCAAGCACTACGCGCGCAAGGTGCTGAGCGAGGTGCGTCCCGACGTGGTGCACATCCAGTCGCACATCGTCATCGGCCGCGGTCTCGCCCGCATCGCCACCCAGCGCGGCATCCCGGTCATCGCCACGAACCACGTCATGGCCGAGAACATCCTCGATTTCACGACGCTGCCGCCGCTGCTGGACAAGGTCATGCTGAAGGCCGCGTGGGACGACGCCGCCCGCACGTTCGCGCTGGCCCGCGCGGTCACGACCCCGACCCGTCGCGCGGCCGACTTCCTCGAGTCGACCATCGACGTCTCCGGCGTCATCCCGATCAGCTGCGGCATCGACGCGTCGAACTACACCCCGCACCTGGCGCCCCGGGAGAACAACCGCATCCTGTTCGTCGGCCGCCTCACCAGCGAGAAGCACCTCGACACGCTGCTGCACGCGGTCACCAAGCTCGACCCCGCCCTGGACGTGACCGTCGACATCGTGGGCGGCGGCGACCAGCGCAAGGCGCTGGACGCGCTCACCGCGCAGCTGGGCCTCACCGACCGCGTGCGCTTCCATGGCCGGGTCGACGAGGACGAGCTGCGGTCGCTGTACACGCGTGCCAGCGTCTTCGCGATGCCGTCGATCGCCGAGCTGCAGTCCATCGCGACGATGGAGGCGATGGCGTCGGGTCTTCCCGTCGTCGCCGCCGATGCGCTCGCGCTGCCGCACCTCGTGCAGGACGGCGTCAACGGCTGGCTGTTCCGTCCGCGCGACGCCGACGACCTCGCGCTCAAGCTCACGCGCGTGCTCACCGCCGGGCCCGAGGAGCACCTCGCCATGCAGAAGGCGTCGCTGAAGGGCGTCGAGATCCACGACATCGCCCGCACGCTCGACACCTTCGAGGCGCTGTACCGGGGCGAGCCGGTCGAACCGTGA
- a CDS encoding FAD-dependent oxidoreductase: protein MPEVLIVGAGPVGTFLASELARLHVDVTLWDRRPEPGGGTRAIGLHAPVLAALEAGGATERILQDAVRVRRGEARSDGRLLGVVRFDRLNRRHPYVATLPQPQTEAALAVHAPAVRRGVDVTGIRRGPDMVRVQGREADAFLAESASLVVLAGGAGARPLVYRAGAVPTTAYPDRYLMSDATLPPRADAQLAVVHLDEPGVLESFPLPGGRRRFVAWDSDGGDADPTDDAARLARLQTALRRRGEHAGAEAVTAATAFRVRRVVAPQLRRGRVFAIGDTAHEVSPIGGQGMNLGLLDAAGLAPLLMRWLREGAAPEPELARWERDRVRSARWAARLAAANTRLGRPVDATTHAVRTQVMRAALAVGGPLFAHAYAMGFDAAN, encoded by the coding sequence ATGCCTGAGGTCCTGATCGTCGGGGCCGGCCCGGTCGGCACCTTCCTCGCCTCGGAGCTGGCCCGCCTCCACGTCGACGTCACCCTGTGGGACCGCCGGCCGGAGCCGGGGGGCGGCACCCGCGCCATCGGCCTGCACGCGCCCGTGCTGGCCGCGCTCGAAGCCGGAGGCGCAACCGAGCGCATCCTCCAGGACGCGGTGCGCGTGCGACGCGGAGAGGCCCGCAGCGACGGGCGGCTGCTGGGTGTCGTGCGGTTCGACCGGCTGAACCGCCGGCATCCGTATGTCGCCACCCTCCCCCAGCCGCAGACCGAGGCAGCACTCGCGGTACACGCCCCCGCCGTCCGCCGCGGCGTCGACGTCACCGGCATCCGCCGCGGACCCGACATGGTGCGCGTGCAGGGCCGGGAGGCCGACGCCTTCCTGGCTGAGTCGGCATCCCTGGTCGTGCTCGCCGGCGGAGCGGGGGCGCGGCCGCTCGTGTACCGCGCAGGCGCGGTGCCCACGACGGCCTACCCCGACCGCTACCTCATGTCGGATGCGACCCTGCCGCCGCGCGCCGACGCCCAGCTCGCGGTCGTGCACCTGGACGAGCCCGGCGTGCTCGAGTCCTTCCCGCTGCCCGGCGGGCGGCGACGGTTCGTCGCCTGGGATTCCGACGGCGGCGACGCCGACCCGACCGACGATGCGGCGCGACTGGCGCGGCTGCAGACGGCGCTGCGGCGGCGCGGGGAGCACGCCGGCGCCGAGGCGGTCACGGCGGCGACCGCGTTCCGCGTGCGGCGGGTGGTCGCACCGCAGCTGCGGCGGGGCCGCGTCTTCGCGATCGGCGACACCGCGCACGAAGTCAGTCCGATCGGCGGCCAGGGGATGAACCTCGGCCTGCTGGATGCCGCCGGGCTCGCGCCGCTGCTCATGCGCTGGCTGCGGGAGGGCGCCGCCCCCGAGCCGGAGCTTGCGCGGTGGGAGCGTGACCGCGTGCGCTCGGCGCGATGGGCGGCGCGGCTGGCGGCGGCCAACACCCGGCTCGGCCGGCCGGTCGACGCCACCACGCACGCGGTGCGCACCCAGGTGATGCGCGCGGCGCTCGCGGTGGGCGGACCACTGTTCGCGCACGCCTACGCGATGGGCTTCGACGCGGCGAACTGA
- a CDS encoding GlxA family transcriptional regulator, producing MKTVACIVQPGFAPFEFGVACEAFGLDRSDDGIPNFDFRIVAAEPGAIPSKMGFSINVEHDLAFAYEADLVVVSPVPREWWGRGDARVLDVVRRAVARKAWVLSVCSGSFVLAEAGVLDGRRATTHWMYADEMARRFPRIEVDPDVLYVQDGRIITSAGTAAGLDACLHLLRQELGAEMTNTIARRMVVPPQRDGGQAQFISRPLPMAASDSLAPVSDWMVANLREDLTVEQLAARAHMSPRTFARRFKADFGATPAAWLGRQRLIHAQRLLEQTDFGLDRIATESGFGSAAVLRQNFARTLGMTPSAYRSRFSCARDADVSAA from the coding sequence ATGAAGACGGTCGCGTGCATCGTGCAGCCGGGGTTCGCCCCCTTCGAGTTCGGAGTGGCCTGCGAGGCCTTCGGGTTGGACCGCAGCGATGACGGCATCCCGAACTTCGACTTCCGCATCGTCGCGGCCGAGCCCGGGGCGATTCCGTCGAAGATGGGGTTCTCGATCAACGTCGAGCACGACCTGGCCTTCGCGTACGAGGCCGATCTCGTCGTGGTGTCGCCGGTGCCGCGCGAGTGGTGGGGGCGCGGTGATGCGCGCGTGCTCGACGTCGTGCGGCGCGCCGTCGCACGCAAGGCCTGGGTGCTGAGCGTCTGCAGCGGATCCTTCGTGCTCGCCGAGGCGGGCGTGCTGGACGGCCGGCGCGCGACGACGCACTGGATGTACGCCGACGAGATGGCCCGCCGGTTCCCCCGCATCGAGGTCGACCCCGACGTGCTCTACGTGCAGGACGGCCGGATCATCACCAGCGCCGGCACCGCCGCGGGTCTCGACGCCTGTCTGCACCTGCTGCGTCAGGAGCTCGGCGCCGAGATGACCAACACGATCGCGCGACGCATGGTGGTGCCACCGCAGCGCGACGGCGGTCAGGCGCAGTTCATCTCCCGGCCGCTGCCGATGGCGGCCAGCGACTCCCTCGCGCCGGTGAGCGACTGGATGGTGGCGAACCTGCGCGAGGACCTCACCGTCGAGCAGCTCGCCGCCCGCGCCCACATGTCCCCCCGCACCTTCGCCCGCCGGTTCAAGGCCGACTTCGGCGCGACGCCGGCCGCGTGGCTGGGGCGCCAGCGGCTGATCCACGCGCAGCGGCTGCTGGAGCAGACCGACTTCGGGCTGGACCGCATCGCGACCGAGTCGGGATTCGGGTCCGCGGCGGTGCTGCGGCAGAACTTCGCGCGCACCCTCGGCATGACCCCGAGCGCCTACCGCTCGCGTTTCAGCTGCGCACGCGACGCCGACGTCTCGGCAGCCTGA
- a CDS encoding ATP-dependent Clp protease ATP-binding subunit — translation MNAQPMPGQEEQQSPLEQFGINLTDRARQGKLDPVIGRDSEIRRISQVLTRRTKNNPVLIGEPGVGKTAVVEGLAQRIVAGDVADSLKGKELVALDISALVAGAMYRGQFEERLKSVLKEITESEGRIITFIDELHVLMGAGGGEGSVAASNMLKPMLARGELRMIGATTLNEYREFIEKDAALERRFQQVYVGEPSVEDTIAILRGLKERYEAHHKVAIADAALVAAASLSNRYIPSRQLPDKAIDLIDEAASRLRMEIDSAPLEIDELRRHVDRLALEELALKKEKDAASKERLAALRENLAAEREKLAELQARWERERASLNRVGDLKTQLDAARVEAERAQREGNLERASRLLYAEIPALERQVMEAERAEGADGERMVGDQVTDEDIAAVISAWTGIPLGRLLQGETEKLLHLERELGKRIIGQRDAVKAVSDAVRRSRAGISDPNRPTGSFLFLGPTGVGKTELAKALAEFLFDDEHAMVRIDMSEYGEKHSVSRLVGAPPGYIGYEQGGQLTEAVRRRPYSVVLLDEVEKAHPEVFDVLLQVMDDGRLTDGQGRTVDFKNVILILTSNLGSPILIDPTLSFEEKREQVLALVRQAFRPEFVNRLDDVVVFQALTEDDLSQIVELSVDALQRRLKDRRLTLAVTPDARAWLAERGYDPLFGARPLRRLIQSEIQDRLAMAILGGGVHDGDLVRVDVAADGSSLVLTSAGPADAPAASADDDVVEAELLDD, via the coding sequence ATGAACGCACAACCCATGCCGGGGCAGGAGGAGCAGCAGAGCCCTCTCGAGCAGTTCGGCATCAACCTCACCGACCGCGCCCGGCAGGGCAAGCTCGACCCCGTGATCGGCCGCGACAGCGAGATCCGTCGCATCAGCCAGGTGCTCACGCGACGCACGAAGAACAACCCCGTGCTCATCGGCGAGCCCGGCGTGGGCAAGACCGCCGTGGTCGAAGGGCTCGCGCAGCGCATCGTCGCCGGCGATGTCGCCGATTCGCTGAAGGGCAAGGAGCTGGTCGCCCTCGACATCTCCGCACTCGTCGCAGGTGCCATGTACCGCGGCCAGTTCGAAGAGCGGCTGAAGAGCGTGCTGAAGGAGATCACCGAGTCCGAGGGTCGCATCATCACGTTCATCGACGAACTGCACGTGCTGATGGGCGCGGGCGGCGGGGAGGGATCCGTCGCGGCATCCAACATGCTCAAGCCCATGCTCGCCCGCGGCGAGCTGCGCATGATCGGCGCCACCACGCTCAACGAGTACCGCGAGTTCATCGAGAAGGATGCCGCCCTCGAGCGCCGCTTCCAGCAGGTGTACGTGGGGGAGCCGAGCGTGGAGGACACCATCGCGATCCTCCGCGGTCTCAAGGAGCGCTACGAGGCCCACCACAAGGTGGCCATCGCCGACGCGGCGCTGGTGGCCGCCGCATCCCTGTCGAACCGCTACATCCCCTCGCGTCAGCTGCCCGACAAGGCCATCGACCTCATCGACGAGGCCGCGTCGCGCCTGCGCATGGAGATCGACTCCGCCCCGCTGGAGATCGACGAGCTGCGTCGCCACGTCGACCGGCTGGCGCTGGAGGAGCTGGCGCTGAAGAAGGAGAAGGATGCCGCGTCGAAGGAGCGGCTCGCCGCCCTGCGCGAGAACCTCGCCGCGGAGCGGGAGAAGCTCGCCGAGCTGCAGGCCCGCTGGGAGCGCGAGCGCGCCTCGCTCAACCGGGTCGGCGACCTGAAGACCCAGCTCGACGCGGCCCGCGTCGAGGCCGAGCGTGCGCAGCGCGAAGGCAACCTCGAGCGCGCGTCGCGGCTGCTGTACGCCGAGATCCCCGCCCTCGAGCGGCAGGTGATGGAGGCCGAGCGCGCCGAAGGCGCCGACGGTGAGCGCATGGTGGGCGACCAGGTGACCGACGAGGACATCGCCGCCGTCATCTCCGCCTGGACCGGCATCCCGCTCGGTCGCCTGCTGCAGGGCGAGACCGAGAAGCTGCTGCACCTCGAGCGCGAGCTCGGCAAGCGCATCATCGGCCAGCGCGATGCGGTGAAGGCGGTGTCCGACGCGGTGCGGCGCTCTCGCGCCGGCATCAGCGACCCGAACCGGCCGACCGGATCGTTCCTGTTCCTCGGGCCCACCGGCGTGGGAAAGACCGAGCTCGCCAAGGCGCTGGCGGAGTTCCTCTTCGACGACGAGCACGCCATGGTGCGCATCGACATGTCCGAGTACGGCGAGAAGCACTCGGTGTCGCGGCTGGTCGGTGCCCCTCCCGGGTACATCGGCTACGAGCAGGGCGGCCAGCTGACCGAGGCGGTGCGCCGTCGGCCCTACTCGGTGGTGCTCCTGGACGAGGTGGAGAAGGCCCACCCCGAGGTGTTCGACGTGCTGCTGCAGGTCATGGACGACGGGCGCCTGACCGACGGCCAGGGTCGCACGGTGGACTTCAAGAACGTCATCCTGATCCTCACGTCGAACCTGGGGTCCCCGATCCTGATCGACCCGACGCTGTCGTTCGAAGAGAAGCGCGAGCAGGTGCTGGCGCTGGTGCGCCAGGCGTTCCGGCCCGAGTTCGTCAACCGGCTCGATGACGTCGTGGTGTTCCAGGCGCTCACCGAGGACGACCTGTCGCAGATCGTCGAGCTGTCCGTCGACGCTCTGCAGCGGCGGCTGAAGGACCGCCGGCTCACATTGGCCGTCACCCCCGACGCCCGGGCCTGGCTCGCCGAGCGCGGGTACGACCCGCTGTTCGGCGCCCGGCCGCTGCGCCGCCTCATCCAGTCGGAGATCCAGGACCGCCTCGCCATGGCGATCCTCGGCGGCGGAGTGCACGACGGCGATCTCGTGCGCGTCGACGTCGCGGCCGACGGGTCGTCGCTGGTGCTCACCAGCGCGGGCCCCGCCGACGCCCCGGCGGCCAGTGCCGACGACGACGTCGTCGAAGCCGAGCTGCTCGACGACTGA
- a CDS encoding UbiA family prenyltransferase produces the protein MRTIRALWGASHPGPSVVVTVLAVALGIAAGLEPWRVVLLGAAVFCGQLSVGISNDAIDHERDRSVGRTDKPLVRGEVSARTAWIAAIASVAAALVLSAPLGAGMLAAHAIALASAWSYNAGLKSTPVSIVPFVVSFGVFPSLATLSADPPALAAWWAWVAGGALGAAVHLTNVLPDLEDDRRTGVRGFAHRLGARPAAALAGIAVLIGAGAVLWGAVDAGPLGAVAWILFAVVAALALATVVRVIVRPPDRIVFRLVMAAALLLAVQLVATPGTLAS, from the coding sequence GTGAGGACGATCCGGGCACTGTGGGGCGCTTCGCACCCCGGCCCGTCGGTCGTCGTCACGGTGCTCGCCGTGGCCCTCGGCATCGCCGCCGGGCTCGAACCCTGGCGCGTCGTGCTACTGGGGGCCGCCGTCTTCTGCGGTCAGCTGTCGGTGGGCATCTCCAACGACGCCATCGACCACGAGCGCGACCGCAGCGTCGGGCGCACCGACAAACCCCTCGTGCGGGGGGAGGTGAGCGCCCGCACCGCGTGGATCGCCGCCATCGCGAGTGTCGCGGCGGCTCTCGTGCTCTCGGCTCCGCTGGGGGCGGGCATGCTCGCCGCCCACGCGATCGCCCTCGCCTCGGCGTGGTCGTACAACGCCGGGCTGAAGTCGACCCCGGTGTCGATCGTGCCCTTCGTGGTCAGCTTCGGCGTCTTCCCGTCGCTCGCGACCCTCTCCGCCGACCCGCCCGCGCTCGCCGCCTGGTGGGCCTGGGTCGCCGGCGGGGCGCTCGGCGCCGCCGTGCACCTGACCAACGTGCTGCCCGACCTCGAGGACGACCGCCGCACCGGCGTGCGGGGGTTCGCGCACCGACTGGGCGCGCGCCCCGCCGCCGCGCTGGCCGGCATCGCCGTGCTCATCGGCGCCGGAGCGGTGCTGTGGGGCGCGGTGGATGCCGGCCCTCTCGGCGCCGTGGCCTGGATCCTCTTCGCGGTGGTCGCCGCGCTCGCGCTGGCGACGGTCGTCCGGGTGATCGTGCGGCCGCCCGATCGCATCGTGTTCCGCCTGGTGATGGCCGCCGCGCTGCTGCTCGCCGTGCAGCTGGTTGCGACGCCCGGCACCCTCGCCTCCTGA
- a CDS encoding alpha/beta hydrolase — translation MFALAALGIIAMVLSACAPASSPDPAPSASAALDEFYGQEIEFTGCAEFAQTEAASQFFATEGLECAHLAVPMDYSSPPEERMQIGVLRVPAQGTPDERIGSLVMNPGGPGESGMLIAAALSLRLAESPVLQRFDLIGVDPRGVGASTPSIRCFTDAERDAGAAKTTLVGASGAWTQEDTAALVDKCAHASGGEDVLAAVGTRDAARDLDVLRAVLGDEKLTFFGMSYGTRLGAVYAEQFPDKVRALVLDGAVDPRADGEGQRLATFSGFQRSFEQVAAYCAQSVECPLGSDPDQATRMFQELVQPLVNEPVPAGEGRTATFDQVIGGVGGSLYAEESWDAAIAGIAQLKHEGRADQLLALNDLYTGRGSDGTWSTFLDANLAINCMDEERRTPAAEEKLRAQAVAISPWLDSGEDVIGSTRHACEGWPAAPTLGFPYAQDITGLPDTLVISITGDPSTPYEGGVSLAESLGSALLTVEGERHTIALQGISPCVDRAVADYLIDLRVPPADARCTL, via the coding sequence GTGTTCGCGTTGGCAGCACTGGGGATCATCGCGATGGTGCTCAGCGCATGCGCGCCCGCTTCCTCTCCCGACCCCGCCCCCAGCGCCTCGGCTGCGCTGGACGAGTTCTACGGGCAGGAAATCGAGTTCACCGGATGTGCGGAGTTCGCGCAGACGGAGGCCGCCTCTCAGTTCTTCGCGACCGAAGGCCTCGAGTGCGCTCACCTCGCCGTGCCGATGGACTACTCCTCCCCGCCGGAGGAGCGCATGCAGATCGGCGTGCTGCGCGTTCCGGCACAGGGGACCCCCGATGAGCGCATCGGCTCGCTCGTCATGAACCCGGGCGGGCCCGGGGAATCGGGGATGCTCATCGCCGCCGCCCTCAGCCTCCGGCTCGCGGAGTCTCCGGTGCTGCAGCGATTCGATCTGATCGGGGTCGACCCCCGGGGCGTCGGCGCGTCGACTCCGTCGATCCGGTGCTTCACCGACGCGGAACGCGATGCCGGCGCGGCCAAGACCACCCTGGTCGGCGCGTCGGGCGCATGGACGCAGGAGGACACGGCCGCCCTCGTCGACAAGTGCGCGCACGCATCCGGTGGGGAGGACGTGCTCGCCGCGGTGGGCACCCGTGACGCCGCCCGCGATCTCGACGTGCTGCGCGCCGTCCTCGGCGACGAAAAGCTGACCTTCTTCGGCATGAGCTACGGGACCCGGCTAGGGGCGGTCTACGCCGAGCAGTTCCCGGACAAGGTCCGCGCCCTGGTGCTCGACGGGGCCGTCGACCCGCGTGCGGATGGCGAAGGCCAGAGGCTGGCGACCTTCTCCGGGTTCCAGCGCTCCTTCGAGCAGGTCGCCGCCTACTGCGCGCAGAGCGTCGAGTGTCCGCTCGGCTCCGACCCGGACCAGGCCACGAGGATGTTCCAGGAGCTGGTGCAGCCCCTGGTGAATGAGCCCGTTCCGGCCGGAGAAGGCCGCACGGCCACCTTCGATCAGGTCATCGGCGGCGTCGGCGGCAGTCTGTATGCGGAGGAGAGCTGGGATGCGGCGATCGCGGGCATCGCGCAACTGAAGCACGAGGGTCGCGCAGACCAGCTCCTCGCGCTCAACGACCTCTACACCGGTCGAGGCAGCGACGGCACCTGGTCGACGTTCCTCGACGCGAACCTCGCGATCAACTGCATGGACGAGGAACGTCGGACGCCCGCGGCGGAGGAGAAGCTACGCGCTCAGGCCGTCGCGATCAGCCCCTGGCTGGACTCGGGCGAGGATGTCATCGGCAGCACCCGTCACGCATGCGAGGGCTGGCCCGCCGCTCCCACCCTCGGGTTCCCGTACGCGCAGGACATCACAGGGCTGCCGGACACGCTCGTCATCTCCATCACCGGCGACCCCAGCACTCCGTACGAGGGTGGCGTCAGCCTCGCCGAGTCGCTCGGATCTGCGCTGTTGACCGTCGAAGGCGAACGGCACACGATCGCCCTGCAGGGCATCAGCCCGTGCGTCGACCGCGCTGTCGCCGACTACCTGATCGATCTCAGGGTGCCCCCGGCAGACGCCAGGTGCACCTTGTGA
- a CDS encoding methyltransferase domain-containing protein: MNLGERDVALRELMDDPECDPARLHATLRRFGAVNRLVSGWGRVYRDHLRPHLAALGRPARVLDLGSGGGDLVVRLAQLARRDGLDVRWLGADPDLRAHAVARERARDDVGFRCTDSTVLRAEGERFDAVVSNHVLHHLSAAELAGFAADSLALSTGPVLHADIARDRLAYGLYAVGITPLAPGTFLRTDGLRSIRRSYRADELQRALAVGHPGWQVETPAPFRLLARGQGHA; this comes from the coding sequence GTGAACCTGGGCGAGCGCGACGTGGCGTTGCGCGAACTGATGGACGATCCGGAGTGCGACCCGGCACGACTGCATGCCACGCTCCGCCGATTCGGCGCCGTCAACCGACTCGTCTCGGGCTGGGGCCGCGTCTACCGCGACCATCTGCGCCCGCACCTCGCCGCGCTCGGGCGCCCGGCACGCGTGCTGGACCTCGGCTCCGGAGGCGGCGATCTGGTGGTGCGACTCGCACAGCTCGCCCGGCGCGACGGCCTGGACGTGCGGTGGCTCGGCGCCGACCCCGACCTGCGCGCCCACGCGGTCGCCCGCGAGCGGGCACGTGACGACGTGGGGTTCCGCTGCACCGATTCGACGGTGCTGCGCGCCGAGGGGGAGCGGTTCGACGCGGTGGTGTCCAACCACGTGCTCCATCACCTGAGCGCGGCCGAGCTGGCCGGGTTCGCGGCTGATTCGCTCGCCCTGTCCACCGGCCCCGTGCTGCACGCCGACATCGCCCGTGACCGCCTGGCCTACGGCCTCTACGCCGTCGGGATCACGCCGCTCGCGCCCGGCACGTTCCTGCGCACCGATGGGTTGCGCTCGATCCGGCGCAGCTACCGGGCTGACGAGCTGCAACGGGCACTCGCCGTCGGGCACCCGGGATGGCAGGTCGAGACGCCCGCTCCCTTCCGCCTGCTCGCGCGGGGGCAGGGTCATGCCTGA
- a CDS encoding glycosyltransferase has product MRLFFDARYIRTDFHDGISRYSAELAAAVHAAAPARAVEPTFLIHDPAQRALLPDGAQTLLMHGPTSWREPFAARHLNRFAPDVVFSPMQTLGSAGRRFRLILTLHDTIYYRHRTPPRDLPTPVRVGWRLFHLSYVPQRLTLDAADVVATVSETSRRQFAAVRLTKRPVVVIPNAPQRLAELLPGGQGDVRTDGPVRNIVYMGSFMPYKNVETLVRAMRLLPGRTLHLLSRISPARRAELEALAGEGSVVFHGGVTDAAYAAALADHAVLASTSLDEGYGLPLAEALALGVPAVVTDMEIFHEVAGDGAIYVDPRDERAVADAVSALDDVETRDAVIAAGTAHIARFTWQRSAGILLDTVAGLAARGPRRRGRRR; this is encoded by the coding sequence ATCCGCCTGTTCTTCGACGCCCGCTACATCCGCACCGACTTCCACGACGGCATCAGCCGGTACTCGGCCGAACTGGCCGCGGCCGTGCACGCCGCCGCGCCCGCCCGCGCGGTGGAGCCGACCTTCCTCATCCACGATCCCGCGCAGCGCGCGCTGCTGCCCGATGGGGCGCAGACGCTGCTGATGCACGGGCCGACGTCGTGGCGGGAGCCGTTCGCAGCGCGCCACCTCAACCGGTTCGCCCCCGACGTGGTCTTCTCCCCGATGCAGACGCTCGGCTCGGCGGGGCGCCGGTTCCGGCTCATCCTCACCCTGCACGACACGATCTACTACCGGCACCGCACGCCCCCGCGCGACCTTCCCACCCCGGTGCGGGTGGGGTGGCGGCTGTTCCACCTCAGCTACGTGCCGCAGCGGCTCACGCTCGACGCAGCCGACGTCGTCGCCACCGTCAGCGAGACCAGCAGGCGCCAGTTCGCCGCCGTGCGCCTGACGAAGCGGCCGGTCGTGGTGATCCCCAACGCCCCGCAGCGGCTGGCGGAGCTGCTGCCCGGCGGTCAGGGCGACGTGCGCACCGACGGTCCCGTCCGCAACATCGTCTACATGGGCTCGTTCATGCCCTACAAGAACGTCGAGACCCTCGTGCGGGCGATGCGGCTGCTGCCCGGTCGCACCCTGCATCTGCTCTCGCGGATCAGCCCCGCGCGCCGCGCGGAGCTGGAGGCGCTCGCGGGCGAGGGCTCCGTCGTGTTCCACGGCGGAGTGACGGATGCCGCCTACGCCGCGGCCCTGGCCGATCACGCCGTGCTCGCCTCGACGAGCCTCGACGAAGGCTATGGGCTCCCGCTGGCCGAGGCCCTCGCGCTGGGTGTGCCGGCGGTCGTGACCGACATGGAGATCTTCCACGAGGTCGCCGGCGACGGCGCGATCTACGTCGACCCGCGAGACGAGCGCGCGGTCGCCGACGCGGTGAGCGCGCTCGACGACGTCGAGACGCGAGACGCCGTGATCGCGGCGGGGACCGCGCACATCGCACGGTTCACCTGGCAACGCTCGGCCGGCATCCTGCTCGACACCGTGGCCGGGCTCGCGGCGCGCGGCCCGCGTCGCCGCGGGCGCCGGCGCTGA
- a CDS encoding type III polyketide synthase yields MVTCVLSIGTAVPPTRLDQRQVRDLFVAQPGASRLTQRLIGAAFDASGIESRHTVLAEFSGEPPETPSGIPVIDETGRILSPSTGARNDEYIRQAPPLFAAAADAAIRGAGIAPDQVTHVVTVSCTGLFAPGPDYRLVRDLGLPVTVERYHLGFVGCAAALPGLRTAARICAGDPKAVVLVVCAELCTLHFRVSDDPQQIVSSSVFADGAAAAVVSADPSLRGAQWLELERFGTAVTDDGEQDMAWTIGDEGFEMVLSAEVPRIIGREIRGAVARFLGDDEVDAWAVHPGGRSVLDRVETGLGLPASALEVSRRILRDYGNMSSATILFILREFLNGTGDGERPDAQRIATLAFGPGLTVESVLVNRRTADTA; encoded by the coding sequence ATGGTCACCTGCGTCCTGTCGATCGGCACAGCGGTCCCGCCGACCCGGCTGGATCAGCGACAGGTGCGCGACCTGTTCGTCGCCCAGCCCGGCGCCAGCCGGCTCACGCAGCGTCTCATCGGCGCCGCGTTCGACGCGTCGGGCATCGAGAGCCGCCACACCGTGCTGGCGGAGTTCTCGGGCGAACCGCCGGAGACGCCCTCCGGCATCCCCGTGATCGACGAGACCGGTCGCATCCTGTCGCCGTCCACCGGCGCCCGCAACGACGAGTACATCCGCCAGGCCCCTCCCCTGTTCGCCGCAGCGGCGGATGCCGCCATTCGCGGCGCCGGCATCGCCCCCGACCAGGTGACGCACGTGGTGACCGTGTCGTGCACGGGCCTGTTCGCCCCCGGGCCGGACTACCGCCTGGTGCGCGATCTCGGCCTGCCGGTCACGGTCGAGCGCTACCACCTCGGCTTCGTCGGCTGCGCGGCCGCCCTCCCTGGTCTGCGCACGGCGGCGCGCATCTGCGCCGGCGACCCGAAAGCGGTCGTGCTGGTCGTGTGCGCTGAACTGTGCACGCTGCACTTCCGCGTCTCGGACGACCCGCAGCAGATCGTCTCCTCGTCGGTGTTCGCCGACGGCGCCGCCGCAGCGGTCGTCAGCGCCGACCCGTCGCTGCGCGGCGCGCAGTGGCTGGAGCTCGAGCGGTTCGGCACCGCCGTGACCGACGACGGCGAACAGGACATGGCGTGGACCATCGGCGACGAGGGATTCGAGATGGTCCTCTCCGCCGAGGTGCCCCGCATCATCGGCCGTGAGATCCGCGGCGCCGTCGCCCGCTTCCTCGGAGACGACGAGGTGGATGCCTGGGCAGTGCACCCCGGGGGCCGCAGTGTGCTGGACCGCGTCGAGACCGGGCTGGGGCTCCCGGCATCCGCGCTGGAGGTCTCCCGACGCATCCTGCGCGACTACGGCAACATGTCCAGCGCCACGATCCTGTTCATCCTTCGCGAGTTCCTCAACGGCACCGGGGACGGCGAGCGTCCCGACGCGCAGCGCATCGCGACGCTCGCGTTCGGCCCGGGGTTGACGGTGGAATCGGTCCTCGTCAACCGCCGCACGGCAGACACGGCGTGA